The genomic DNA CGTCGGGCCGAACGGATCGATCTTGAAGCCCGTCACGTTCTTGCTGATCGGCTGATAGACGGTCGAATGGGCGATCGGCGTGAACGGCACCTGGTCCTTGAAGATCTCCTGAGCCTGCGTATAGGCCTTGGTGCGATCGGCCATGTTGGTGGTGCTGCGGCCCTGCTTGATCAGATCGTCGTAGGGCTTGTAGCACCACTTCGCGAAGTTGCTGCCGTTGACCGCGTCGCAGCCGAGCAACACGCCGAGCCAGTTGTCGGGATCGCCGTAGTCGCCGGTCCAGCCGATCAGCATCGCCTCATGCTCGCCGGCGTGCCCGCGGCGGATGTACTCGCCCCACTCGTAGGTGGCGATATTCACCTTGACGCCGACCTTCGCCCAGTCGGCCTGCAGCATTTCGGCCATCAGGCGCGCGTTCGGGTTGTACGGCCGCTGTACCGGCATCGCCCACAGCGTCAGCTCGAAGCCGTCGGGGTACCCCGCCTGCTTCAGCAGCGCTTTCGCTTTGTCGACGTCGTAGGGCGCGTCCTTCAGGTTCTTGTCGTAGCCCCATTGTGTCGGCGGCATCGGATTGGTCGCGGCCTGGCCCGCGCCCTGGTAGACCGCCTCGATGATCGCCTTCTTGTTGACCGACATGTCGAGCGCGCGGCGCACGAGCACGTTGTCGAGCGGCTTTTTGGTCGTGTTGTACGCGATATAGCCGAGGTTGAAGCCCACTTCGCTCGGCATCGCGAGCGACGCATCCGCCTTCACGGCGGGGATGTCGGCCGGGCGCGGATACGCCATCACCTGACATTCGCCGCGCTTCAACTTTTGCAGGCGCACGGCCGGATCGACCGTGATCGCGAAGATCAGCTTGCCGACCCTGGCGACGCCCGGCTTCCAGTAGTCGGGATTGCCGTCGAAGCGGATCGTGTCGTCCTTCGTATAGCTGCGGAAGATGAACGGACCGGTGCCGACCGGGTACTGGTTGATGTCTGACGCCTTGCCCGCTTTCAACAGCTGATCCGTGTATTCAGCCGACAGGATCGATGCGAACGGCATCGCGATCTGCTGCAGGAACGGCGCGTCGACTTCTTTCAGCGTGATGCGCACCGTGTACGGATCGAGCTT from Paraburkholderia sp. HP33-1 includes the following:
- a CDS encoding ABC transporter substrate-binding protein; this translates as MTVTRKTAARRLFALHQFCLPALAALAVATSGLAPAASQAATLPDKTLVFCSEGSPAGFDTAQYTTSVEFSAGSYTVYNRLVEFKHGSTDIEPGLAEKWDVSPDGLTYTFHLRPGVKFQTTSYFKPTREFNADDVVFTFERMLDPENPFRKAYPVNFPYFNDLGLAKNIAKIEKLDPYTVRITLKEVDAPFLQQIAMPFASILSAEYTDQLLKAGKASDINQYPVGTGPFIFRSYTKDDTIRFDGNPDYWKPGVARVGKLIFAITVDPAVRLQKLKRGECQVMAYPRPADIPAVKADASLAMPSEVGFNLGYIAYNTTKKPLDNVLVRRALDMSVNKKAIIEAVYQGAGQAATNPMPPTQWGYDKNLKDAPYDVDKAKALLKQAGYPDGFELTLWAMPVQRPYNPNARLMAEMLQADWAKVGVKVNIATYEWGEYIRRGHAGEHEAMLIGWTGDYGDPDNWLGVLLGCDAVNGSNFAKWCYKPYDDLIKQGRSTTNMADRTKAYTQAQEIFKDQVPFTPIAHSTVYQPISKNVTGFKIDPFGPTQFLEVGLK